CGAGCGCACATGCGCGGCGGCGCGCGAAGCCGCCCGTTCCGCCATCAATACATCCCCGTGAACCTTTAAGGAGAGACCGAGATGAAGCTGAAACCCCTGAACGACAACGTTTTGATCAAGCGCGTCGAGTCCGAGGAACGCACCGCCTCGGGCATCATCATCCCCGATGCCGCCAAGGAGCGGCCCCAGCGCGGTACCGTGCTTGCCGTCGGTCCCGGCAAGGGCGAGATCAAGATGACCGTCAAGGAAGGCGAAACCGTTCTGTTCGCCAAGTATGCCGGAACCGAGTTCAAGGTGGATGGCGAAGAACTGGTGATGATGCGCCAGGACGACATTCTCGCCATCGTCGAGTAACTCCCTCCCAGCAAGGATAGAACACATGACTGCCAAGACCATTAATTTTCAGGAAAAAGCCCGCCTCGGGCTGAAAAGCGGCGTGGACGCCCTGGCCAACGCCGTCAAGGTCACGCTCGGACCCAAAGGCCGCAACGTCATCCTGGACAAGGGCTGGAAGCCCGTGATCACCAAGGACGGCGTCACGGTCGCCAAGGAAATCGACCTGACCGACAAATTCGAGAACATGGGCGCGCAGATGGTCAAGGAAGTGGCTTCCAAGACCAACGACATCGCGGGCGACGGCACCACCACCGCCACGGTCCTGGCCCAGGCCATCTTCAACCAGGGCCTGGGGCTGATCACGGCCGGACGCAACCCCATCGCGGTCAAGCGCGGCATCGACAAGGCCGTGGACGCGGTGGTCGAGCACCTGGCCAAGATCGCCAAGCCCGTGAAGAGCACCTCCGAGATCGCCCAGATCGGCACCATCTCCGCCAACAACGACGCCACCATCGGCGACATCCTGGCCCAGGCCATGGACAAGATCGGCCGCGACGGCGTGATCACCGTGGAAGAGGCCAAGTCCATGGAGACCACCCTGGACGTGGTCGAGGGCATGCAGTTCGACCGGGGCTACGTCTCCCCCTACTTCGCGACCAACACCGACAAGATGGCCTGCGAGATGGAAGAGCCCTACGTCCTGCTCACGGACAAGAAGATCGGCAACCTGCGCGAGATTCTGCCCGTGCTGGAACAGGTCGTGAAGACCCAGCGCCCCCTGCTGATCATCGCCGAGGACATCGCGGGCGAGGCCCTGGCCACCCTGGTGGTCAACCGCCTGCGCGGCAGCCTGAAGATCTGCGCCGTCAAGGCGCCCGGCTTCGGCGACCGCCGCAAGGCCATGCTCCAGGACATCGCGGTGCTCACCGGCGCCCAGGTGGCCACGGACGATCTGGGCATCAGCCTGGAGAAGCTGACCATCGAGGATCTGGGCTCGGCCAAGAAGATCACCGTGACCAAGGACAACACCACCATCGTGGACGGCATCGGCGACCCGGCGGCCATCAAGCAGCGCTGCGAGGCCCTGGAGGCCGAGATCGCGGAGAGCACCTCCAGCTACGACAAGGAAAAGCTCCAGGAGCGCCTTGCCAAGCTCATGGGCGGCGTTGCCGTGATCAACGTGGGCGCGCCCACCGAAGTCGAGATGAAGGAAAAGCGCGACCGCGTGGACGACGCGCTGCACGCCACCCGCGCCGCTGCGGACGAGGGCATCGTGC
Above is a genomic segment from Paucidesulfovibrio longus DSM 6739 containing:
- the groL gene encoding chaperonin GroEL (60 kDa chaperone family; promotes refolding of misfolded polypeptides especially under stressful conditions; forms two stacked rings of heptamers to form a barrel-shaped 14mer; ends can be capped by GroES; misfolded proteins enter the barrel where they are refolded when GroES binds), translating into MTAKTINFQEKARLGLKSGVDALANAVKVTLGPKGRNVILDKGWKPVITKDGVTVAKEIDLTDKFENMGAQMVKEVASKTNDIAGDGTTTATVLAQAIFNQGLGLITAGRNPIAVKRGIDKAVDAVVEHLAKIAKPVKSTSEIAQIGTISANNDATIGDILAQAMDKIGRDGVITVEEAKSMETTLDVVEGMQFDRGYVSPYFATNTDKMACEMEEPYVLLTDKKIGNLREILPVLEQVVKTQRPLLIIAEDIAGEALATLVVNRLRGSLKICAVKAPGFGDRRKAMLQDIAVLTGAQVATDDLGISLEKLTIEDLGSAKKITVTKDNTTIVDGIGDPAAIKQRCEALEAEIAESTSSYDKEKLQERLAKLMGGVAVINVGAPTEVEMKEKRDRVDDALHATRAAADEGIVPGGGCALVRCIPALSGLKPADDDELAGVSIIRRAIEEPLRQISANAGFEGSLVVEKVRAGKDSFGFNAATGEYEDLVKTGIIDPKKVVRIALQNAASVAGLLLTTECSIAEKVEEED
- a CDS encoding co-chaperone GroES yields the protein MKLKPLNDNVLIKRVESEERTASGIIIPDAAKERPQRGTVLAVGPGKGEIKMTVKEGETVLFAKYAGTEFKVDGEELVMMRQDDILAIVE